Part of the Desulfobacterales bacterium genome is shown below.
ATCTTCAGGCGCCTTTTGGCGAGCATTTTATCCTCCCGGGCAGCCTGACCGGTATTGTCGAGCTGGTCCGGCAGGTAATCGAGACATTTGAACAGTGGCGGCAGAGTCGTGGCTTTGAAACTCTGGAAGTAATCTATAATCAGCTGGTCAAAGGAGGGGGCTACGAACCGGTCAGCTCCAGATTGCTCCCCCTGGACAGCCAGTGGGTTGATCAGTACCGGGAGAAAAAATGGCCGGATCACTGCATCCCGCTTCTGGGCACAGACCGCGAAGATCTCTTCCGGCACCTGTTCCGCCAATACCTTTTCGTTTCTCTCTACAAGGCATTTGCCCAGTCCATGGCCAGCGAAAACGCAGCCCGCCTCAGATCCATGCAGGCTGCGGAAAAAAATATCCGTGAACTGGGAGAAACCCTCCAGGGAAAATTCAGAGAAACCCGACAGAATATCATTACCTCCGAACTGCTGGATATTATATCAGGCTTTGAAGCGGTCAGCGGAGGGAGCAAGCAGTAAAAAGTGATCAATTATTGGTTTTCCGGTTCGTAAACCGAATTATGCTCTGACCTAAAGTAGAAGAGCCATCCTGTCGCTTTTTTAAGCGGCTGGAAGCCTCTTCTACTGTTTTTTTCTTTGTTCCTCCCGGTTCATCTCGAAAACGAAGGATTTTCATCCCCCCTCACACCCTGATCTCTGTCCTCTGCCTACTACTTACTGCCTACTGCTTACTGTAACTATCCGCTATCCTCTGACTACCTCACGCGCTCAGAATCTTTTCGGCTATTGCATCTCCCATCCCAATGGTTCCCACGGTTTTGCGCTTATCAATGGCAATATCCGGAGTGTGGATGCCGTTTTCCAGGATATCGGCTACGGCGGTTTCAATCGCATCGGCCGCTTCAGCCTCATCCAGGCTGTACCGGAGCATCATGGCGGCAGATAAAATCTGGGCAATGGGATTGGCAATGCCTTTTCCGGCAATATCCGGGGCAGACCCACCGGCCGGTTCATACAGGCCGAACTTGCTTTCATTTATGCTGGCTGAAGCCAGAAGTCCCAGAGATCCGGTCAGCATCCCGCACTGGTCCGACAGAATATCGCCGAACAGATTACCTGCCAGCAATACGTCAAACCGTTGGGGATTACGCATCACCTGCATGATGGCATTGTCGATATACAGATGATCAAGTTCAATATCCGGATAGTCTGCGGCAACTTCCATGACCACCTCTCTCCAGAATACCATGGTGGTCAGCACATTTGCCTTGTCGATGGAGGTGACTTTTTTTTTCCGTTTTCCGGCTGCATCAAACGCCGCACGGGCGATACGATCAATTTCTCTGCGGGTATAGATCATGGTGTCAAAAGCGGTTTCCTCCGGCCCCGAACCGGAGCGTCCCTTGGGCTGCCCGAAATAAATGCCTCCGGTCAGCTCGCGAACCACCAGCATCTCAAAGCCGTCGCCCACGATATTCGGATGCAGCGGGCTGGCTCCGACCAGAGATTTGAAAACTTTAGCAGGCCTCAGGTTGCAGAAAAATTCAAAATGCTTTCGGAGGGGAAGAAGCGCGGCCCGTTCCGGCTGCTGATCCGCCGGCAGTTTTTCCCACTTCGGGCCCCCGATCGATCCAAACAAAATCGCATCGCCGGCTTCGCAAAGTTTCAGGGTATGGTCGGGCAGTGCATATCCGAAATTATCAATGGCAGCACCGCCGACATCTGCAAATTCATATTCAAGCCCGATGGAAAATTTTGTCTGAACCGCATTCAGAACCTTGACAGCCTCTTTCATGACCTCAGGTCCAATGCCATCCCCGGGTAACACCGCGATTTTATACATATTGATATATCCTTTCGAAAGAATCCCCCAGAAGGGGAGTAGTAATACATGGTTGATACGATCTTTTAGGACGGGTGTCAAATGCAAAGATGGGGGAAGAAATCCGATGGCTGGCACTGGTTTTCCCGGGTCCGTTTGAATCCGGGTGATTTTTATGCTTGGTTATACAAACGATTACCGGGTCTGATGGTAACAGCGCTATGGAGAGACTCATGAAATATGGCGTTTTAATTTTATCGGGTGAGTGTTATGCTGTGCGCTATGAACGCAAAGACTGGAATCGATGCCCCGAGGGCCGTGGATTACTCTATTGTTTGAAAGGAATGAAAATGAAGACAAAAATTGGAATAATTATCTGCGATCGCTACCGGCGCTGTGCAGGCGGAAAGTGTCTCAAATCGATGCGGAATAAGGAAGGTGCTTTCAGCATATACGCGGATACAGAAATTGAGCTGGTCGGATTTACGACATGCGATGGTTGCCCTGGCGGCAATATAGAATATGCTGGTGAAGAAATGGTAAAAAACGGGGCAGAGGTCATTCATCTGGCTACCGGAATGATCGTTGGGTATCCACCTTGCCCTTATATCGACACGTTCAAGGCATTTCTCGAAAAACGTTATGATGTCAAGGTCGTTGTCGGCACGCACCCGATACCGAAAAAATACCTTGATATGCATACCCATCTGGGGACATGGGAGGACGCCTCATGGAAGCCGCTTATAGAATTAACCATGGCGGATGAAGTGACCCGTAAAAGTTATGATTGAGAGCAGAGCGCCGGTTTGAGCTCAGGGCTTGATCATAACTGCGCCATAATGTCTGTAAGGCCTGTCCCGCCCATTGCCGGCTTCTCCAGCACGATCCGGGGGATGCCGGGACATGAAGCTGAAGCGCAAAAACTCGGCACGCTTTAAGACGATTAAAAAAGCAATCGAAACTACCTGTATGCGTATAGATATTTTGTCCACTGAATCCATGGGCACCCGGGGGCTGTGCTGCCGGGTGACAACCGGGGATCGCAGAATACTGATTGATCCCGGTATCGCGTTGGGATATCTCCGTCATGGCCGGCTTCCGCATCCTTTTCAGATCGCTTTGGGTACGATCGTTCGCGAAAAAATTATTCGGGCCTGCAAGGATGCAACGGATATTGTTTTCAGCCATTTCCACGGCGATCATATTCCGCTGGACGATGCGAATCCCTACCAGCTTTCGTTGGATCGTGTAGCAGGTTGTCTTGGAGATCGTCGTGTCTGGGCACCGGATCCTGAGGTTTTTTCTGATACCATGCGCCGGAGGGGACGTTTGATCTTTGGCGCCTGTAAATGTCGGCCGGTTGGCGCAGAGGGTGGGGCAGAGGGTCCATTCCGGTTTTCCGGAGCGATGCCGCATGGGGACCGACGCCGGGGTGCGGATCACGTCATGATGACCCGGATTAAAGGGGAGCGCGGTGTTTTTGTGCACGCATCGGATATCCAGTTAATTGATCGGGAACCCATCGATCAGATTCTGGACTGGCAACCCGACGTTGTGTTGGTTTCCGGACCACCGCTTTATCTGAAGAGACTGTCACCGGAAGTTTGCCAAAAGGCTTTTCGACACGCCCGGTTGCTTTCCGAAAATGTTAAAACGCTGATCATTGATCACCACCTGCTGCGAAATGAAGAGGGGATCAGCCGGCTTGATCAGCTTCGTCGGGATTCAAAAAATACCGTTGTCTGCGCAGCCGATTTCATGGGGGTGGAACGCCGGTTTCTTGAAGCCTGGCGAGAAAAGCTTTATCAGGATATGCCGGTGCCCTTGGGATGGCACGAAAAATACAGCAACTTGAAGTTATTACAAAATTATTTGCGCTGGAAGCATTTTGATCTTTCTGAAGAATTTTTTACCGCTCATGGGAAAATTTTCTGAGCTACAACTCAGGGCTCGCTCAGAAATAAGTTCGCAATTTTAAGTGTTGATGCGCCTGTCTGTCAAGGCACGAAAGTGAAGGAATATCAAGCATATTCAGAGCTTTCGTAACGCAGCCAGGCAGGATGCATCGGCGTTTAAAATGAGAAGTTATTTTTGAGTGAGCCCTAAGCTTGACAAGGAACGGGGACTGTCATGAAAAAATGCATCCCCATGAGATTTAAAGATGATATAAACTGACTATGCCACGCAAAGCCCGGGGGGGACTGGCTCAAACCCGGATTCGATTTTGCCGTCATCCATGAATGCGTGTGCCCGCTCCATGATTTTGATAAATGCTGAACGTCCTTTTAATCTTATGAAAAAACGAGAAGGGCTTGAAATAGTACGTGTCAGGAGTTAACATGGACTAAAATGTTGGAAATGGCAGGCACAAGGAAATAAGGAGAAAAAGTGCACTCCAAAGCAACAATCGCTCCAATCTACCGCATGATCAATAAAGGGGATGAACAAGATTCGAGTAATTGTAACCAAAGTGCTTTAAATATGTTATTTCAAAATATGATCATTAATTTTCGCACCTTATTTATGAAAGAGACAATGGTTTTAAATAAAATGAACTGCCCCCCCAAATAGGATAACCCGTTAAATAAACGCAAAAACCAATCTTCGGCTATGCCGGCAAGCACCTCGTGAAGGTGGCAACTCAGCCGGAGCGCTCGGTCATGCTGCACGATGCGGTGATTGTAGCGGGCCTCATCGTTGCCATTATCGTGATGGTGGTGGTGTCCAGGACGGCCCGACGGGCGGTTGATGCCGCCACTTCGGCAATCCCCGCACAGACTGCTTGATAAATTCCCATTTAACTAAAATTTTTCGGCCAGAATGGTTGACACTTTGCAGGTTTCAGCAACGATTTTCCTGACGGCCCATTGGCTGATCGTGGTCGGCTTGTCTTTACGGGTGATCGCGCGAAGGCTCCCCGTGGGGGTCTCGTTGGCATGGCTCGCGGTGGTTTATGCCGTTCCGTTCGCGGGCGCGGGTGCGTACCTGTTCTTCGGCGGTAAGCGGCTGGACCGGAGAAGAATTACCCGGCATGCCATGGTGCAGGCCATCGTGGACAAGGCGCAGTCACAGTTGCGGCACAACGCCGCGGCGGCGCCGACTGCTGCGTGTGCGGCACAGCCGCTCTATCGACAGAGTCTGGGGCTCTTGGGTATTCCGGCACTCAATGGGAATTCCATGCGCCTGCTTTGCGAGTTCAACGAGGTTTTCGATTCGCTGGCATCGGATATCGCCGCGGCACAAGAGAGCTGCCGGCTTGCATTCTATATCTGGCACGACGGGGGCCGTGCCGATGACATAGTGGAGGCATTGCTGCGTGCGCAGAACAGGGGTGTGCACTGCCGGATTTTAGTCGATGCCGTGGGAAGCAAGGTTTTCCTTAGCAAAGATAACGTTCGTAAACTGCGGACATCGGGTGTCGAAGTAGTCAAGGCGCTGCCTCCGTCTTTTCGTCGCCGTGCTGATCTACGCAATCACCGCAAGATTGTCGTGATCGACGACCGGGTTGCGTACACGGGAAGCCAGAACCTGGTTGACCCCAGATTTTTCAAGCAGGATGCCGGAGTTGGGGAGTGGGTGGACGCCGTCGTCCGCCTCGAGGGTCCTGCGGTCGCCTTGCTAACCAATATATTTGAGGCGGACTGGTCAGTGGAAACGGGTGCGACATTCGAGATACCAATACCACGGTCGGGCAGCGAGCAAACGAATGGGTCCGGAGGTGATCTGGTTCAAGTGGTGCCGTCCGGGCCAGTACCTTACCCGGACGCAATCCGTCAACTCCTGTTGACGACAATATATTCCGCTCACCAGACATTGACACTGACGACACCCTACTTCGTCCCTGACGAGGCCATCCAAACGGCACTGCTGTCGGCGGCGGCCCGTGGCGTGGAAGTCTCTATCGTGATTCCCGCAAGCAACGACTCGTTTCTGGTGCGCCATGCCAGCGCCGCAAACTTTGAGGATCTTCTGAAAGCCGGCGTGCGTATAGCACTGTTCCAGAACGGGCTGCTGCACACGAAATCCATGGTCGTGGATGGGAGCGTGACAATATTCGGATCTGTAAACCTCGACATGCGAAGTTTTTGGTTGAATTTTGAGGTATCTTTGTTTGTCTATGGCGCGAGTTTCGCGGCCGCTATTATTGAACTGCAACAAAGCTACCTGGTACAATCCACCCTGATGGACGCAAAAACCTGGCGTCAGCGACCGGTACGCCGTCGATTTCTGGAAAACTTCGCCAGGCTTGCCGGGCCGTTACTGTAGAGTCCGAACGATGACAGCACCTGATCAGAACAGGGTTAAAAACTAACCCCCTGTGTCAGGATAGATGTCGCCTCAATTGGGAAAAAACAGGCCGGAGGTGAATTGGCGGTTCACCGCCGGCCTGGTGTAGTAAATTCACCTGTATTTACTGAATGGGTTTAAGTTCAACGCGGCGATTAAGGGCGCGTCCCTCGACGGTTTTATTGGTAGAGATAGGACTATTTAGACCGTATCCTTTAGAAATCAGGCGGTTTTTAACGATTCCTTTATTAACAAGATAATTGCGAACTGATTGAGCGCGCTTTTCTGACAAGGTCTGATTATACTCAGCTGTGCCGGTGCTATCGGTATGACCCTGAATCTCAACTTTTATTGAGGGCTGGGCTTTTAGACCAGCTACAATTTCATCTAATACCGGATAGGAACTGGGTTTAAGGTTGGCTTTATTCGTTTCAAATTGAATTTTTCTGTAAATCCAGGTACCCGACTTGGTCACTTCGGCACTTTTTGTTGCTATGGGAAACGGACAGCCCTGAGCATCTACTTTGGTATTACGCGGCGTATCAGGACATTTGTCTTTATAATCATAGACCCCGTCACCATCGCTGTCGAAGGGGCAGCCCTGAGCATCTACTTGGATATCGCGCGGCGTATCGGGACATTTGTCTTTATAATCATAGACCCCGTCACCATCGCTGTCGAAGGGACAGCCCTGAGCATCTACTTGGATATCACGCGGCGTATCAGGGCAGCTATCCTTAGAATCGGGCACGCCGTCACCGTCACTGTCAACCTCACCTGTCAGAAGAACGTCCTTCACAAAAGCGGACATGCCGGCTCCAGTCCCAAGGTTCTCGGCAGTGGTAAATTGGCCGCAATTAGTCGTCGCGGCCATCTTTTCCAACAAAATTCGTCCGTCGTTATCCTCACCTAACAAGACGGTGTATATGCAAAGACGGTCGCTGAATTGGACTGCCAGATCAGCGGCAGCGGCTAATGGTTCGTTGCCCAGATTTTCGCCGTCGCTGATGATCACCATGGCGATGGGGCCATGACTCTCACTCAGATCTGCACCGGCCGCTTTCAGAGCTTTAGCCATGGGGCTGGGACCACCGGGGCTGCTGATTTTTTTCAACCCGTCCGCCAATCCGTTGCGGGAATAGGCTTGGGGACCATAAAAAATTTCAGTACTTTTTGACGAGACAGAAGCCGCCAAGCCAAAGCCCCGGAGGATAACCTGGATATAAAGGTCGGGCATGGTTTGGTTAAAATGGGCCACAATACCTTTGGCTGTCTCAAATTTTTCCAGATCGGCATGCGGCTTTGCCATGGACGAGGATGCGTCTAAGATGAAAACCAGGTGATCGGCTTTGGTCTCCCACGTCCCTTGAATGGGTTGAGCGTCAAATGGCGGTGCTGACCTCATGGGCTGGATTGCGCAGGCTGATAGCAGGGAAAGTGAAAAAAATGCAAGTATTAACAACAGAGGTTGCTTTCTATTCATCAAAATTCTCCTTTGATTTTGGGTAACATGAAAAATGTTTAATTTCATTAAATCTAAAATAAACGACTGTCAGAAAACTATCCTACATACAGTAACGCAGTAACGATTCAACGTTTTTAACCTCAGAATCTATCTACCCTTATCTGCATAAATAAACAATAAAATTGGCGTTAAACAACAGTTTCAATGTGGAGTGATGAAAATCTAAAAATCAATTAATACAGAATGTTATAAAAAGCTTAGAAAAGCAGCGTTTTTGTATTTTTGTAACATGCTGATTATACGGTGTATCAAATTATTCTGCTGACAAATACATATAGATTTTTTTAATTTTTTCGGCAACAAACCACCCATATATCCTATGACCATATATCCTATGACAATTTTTTCTTATGCTACCGTAACGTGCTTATTTTTAATGAAAAAATATGCGGAACAAAAATGGGATCAATTTTGCAAAAAGATTTTCATCACCCCCGCCGGGCGCCTTGCATCACATTGTCTGCAGGGGCATCGAGCAGCGCAATATTTTCAGGGACAATACGGGTCGGGATCGGTTTCTGAAAAGGCTGAACTCTGTTTTAACCGAGAGTACCACGCCCTGCTATGCCTGGGCTTTGATCCAACCAGCATTTTCAGCTGCTTTTAAAAACCGGCAATGAGCCGATTGTAAGCATTATGCGACGGTTGCTGACCGGGTTATGCCGTGACCTTTAACCGGCGACATCGTCGTTGCGGCCGTTTATTTCAAAATCGTTACAAATCGATTTTATCCCAGGAAGATACCTATCTTCTGAAACTGGTGTGCTACATCCTTTTAAACCCGCTTCGAGCTGAAATCGTAAAGGATATGAAGTCACTGGACAGATATGCCTATAGCGATCACAGCTTTATTTATGGCAAGCGGGAAAATTCCTGGAAGTATATTGATACGGTACTGCACTATTTTGGTAGTGGAAAATATTCAGCTCAAGCGCGATACCGTGATTTTGTAGAATAAGTTTCTGAATTAATTAATGTTCCAAATCTTTAAAATACCCTTCTCCGCTTTTGAACACCCCGATCTTTTTGCGCTTACTGTCTGTGACCTCATAACTCTGCGGATCGATTCTTCGAAGTTGCCACCCTTTATCTTTGCAAATTTGGTTTCTGAATTCCCAATATCCCATTTCTTTGGTGCCTTCCATCTCAACGGGTTCGGTTCCGGCAGCTTCGGGCTTATTTTTGTTGGCTTCCATGGGTATCCTTTCTATTTCAAAGGGTATTGAACCTTGAAACTTATTGTTACACTATTCCGAATCTATATCAAGAATCAATAATCGCCCGGATATTTCAAGAAAGGGAACGTATTGGGTTCACCCATTAAAGGGCTAATCAAAAAAGATAGCATAATTTGCCCTTTATGACCTCTGGTCGAAGAGTTCAAGGACGTCCTGCGCCCCTTCATGCCGGTGT
Proteins encoded:
- a CDS encoding F0F1 ATP synthase subunit gamma; the encoded protein is MLSLETLKKKIKTTKDLLSVVRTMKSLAAVNIRQYEGAVVSLEHYSQVVDIGWQALFQTPLRMLPAGDDRQVLFLVIGSHQGMCGQFNEVIVNRAADRRQTEQTNGREITFWTSGERVRSGLEDLQAPFGEHFILPGSLTGIVELVRQVIETFEQWRQSRGFETLEVIYNQLVKGGGYEPVSSRLLPLDSQWVDQYREKKWPDHCIPLLGTDREDLFRHLFRQYLFVSLYKAFAQSMASENAARLRSMQAAEKNIRELGETLQGKFRETRQNIITSELLDIISGFEAVSGGSKQ
- the leuB gene encoding 3-isopropylmalate dehydrogenase, coding for MYKIAVLPGDGIGPEVMKEAVKVLNAVQTKFSIGLEYEFADVGGAAIDNFGYALPDHTLKLCEAGDAILFGSIGGPKWEKLPADQQPERAALLPLRKHFEFFCNLRPAKVFKSLVGASPLHPNIVGDGFEMLVVRELTGGIYFGQPKGRSGSGPEETAFDTMIYTRREIDRIARAAFDAAGKRKKKVTSIDKANVLTTMVFWREVVMEVAADYPDIELDHLYIDNAIMQVMRNPQRFDVLLAGNLFGDILSDQCGMLTGSLGLLASASINESKFGLYEPAGGSAPDIAGKGIANPIAQILSAAMMLRYSLDEAEAADAIETAVADILENGIHTPDIAIDKRKTVGTIGMGDAIAEKILSA
- a CDS encoding CGGC domain-containing protein, whose product is MKTKIGIIICDRYRRCAGGKCLKSMRNKEGAFSIYADTEIELVGFTTCDGCPGGNIEYAGEEMVKNGAEVIHLATGMIVGYPPCPYIDTFKAFLEKRYDVKVVVGTHPIPKKYLDMHTHLGTWEDASWKPLIELTMADEVTRKSYD
- the cls gene encoding cardiolipin synthase, whose protein sequence is MVDTLQVSATIFLTAHWLIVVGLSLRVIARRLPVGVSLAWLAVVYAVPFAGAGAYLFFGGKRLDRRRITRHAMVQAIVDKAQSQLRHNAAAAPTAACAAQPLYRQSLGLLGIPALNGNSMRLLCEFNEVFDSLASDIAAAQESCRLAFYIWHDGGRADDIVEALLRAQNRGVHCRILVDAVGSKVFLSKDNVRKLRTSGVEVVKALPPSFRRRADLRNHRKIVVIDDRVAYTGSQNLVDPRFFKQDAGVGEWVDAVVRLEGPAVALLTNIFEADWSVETGATFEIPIPRSGSEQTNGSGGDLVQVVPSGPVPYPDAIRQLLLTTIYSAHQTLTLTTPYFVPDEAIQTALLSAAARGVEVSIVIPASNDSFLVRHASAANFEDLLKAGVRIALFQNGLLHTKSMVVDGSVTIFGSVNLDMRSFWLNFEVSLFVYGASFAAAIIELQQSYLVQSTLMDAKTWRQRPVRRRFLENFARLAGPLL
- a CDS encoding OmpA family protein; protein product: MNRKQPLLLILAFFSLSLLSACAIQPMRSAPPFDAQPIQGTWETKADHLVFILDASSSMAKPHADLEKFETAKGIVAHFNQTMPDLYIQVILRGFGLAASVSSKSTEIFYGPQAYSRNGLADGLKKISSPGGPSPMAKALKAAGADLSESHGPIAMVIISDGENLGNEPLAAAADLAVQFSDRLCIYTVLLGEDNDGRILLEKMAATTNCGQFTTAENLGTGAGMSAFVKDVLLTGEVDSDGDGVPDSKDSCPDTPRDIQVDAQGCPFDSDGDGVYDYKDKCPDTPRDIQVDAQGCPFDSDGDGVYDYKDKCPDTPRNTKVDAQGCPFPIATKSAEVTKSGTWIYRKIQFETNKANLKPSSYPVLDEIVAGLKAQPSIKVEIQGHTDSTGTAEYNQTLSEKRAQSVRNYLVNKGIVKNRLISKGYGLNSPISTNKTVEGRALNRRVELKPIQ